A single region of the Triplophysa dalaica isolate WHDGS20190420 chromosome 15, ASM1584641v1, whole genome shotgun sequence genome encodes:
- the heatr4 gene encoding HEAT repeat-containing protein 4 isoform X2 — protein sequence MNLQDAMWRPENHNKFKEKRLYKRFLNNATQGLSFSEEVVCEMGPISYGKHDFSGLFHPTGPLASATKLKKVKKHKNNDMHYNINSLARETCSVSVQAFQMYSNRSKRFNALARTGQINVQCACLTQTSTEDWVAQSRNSKCQEFAQKKLGKTEQGFINQQFPKDKCQNKSGPLLPLRKQHRVLGHVSFPVSVQNCLNKTATTVSVKRFEIPQAPHPQVIQNPCDGSHVFHTKSNSKQEIFTGKGSSVREAQVDLPEYAPELDDLRPPETSTKQLIHCKHVPELSSLHYAVDKWRRFWNIKLPLHSVTTEGLKKALIDPNYSVRLEAIITCASGAVHGLQQNREPAQCERWKARAEDQELQDLIVSALDDPVRRVQMAAAVCQYVIRTPNSKAKDIIQSALKQDLSGTGADSWMAAQCLAIHGDIGQAVIQRLLSQHFICDSPSDRKQSMVLLSRISRKSTLVRSLLAEELNNGNWRTRFQACKSIAQLRGPINKDLCSKLIHMMWNDWSCDVRKAAAHTLSKLDMDTVLQNELSVKLKEGPNVLRLEALKFIDQLNIMTPKLLPSFLQCFNDDYVAVRTQACLTAATLMIEDQAVLDQLINLMQNDPLWEVKVEAINANYTQYMDIGRGKVRMFKLCDLSKLLTLGKIGCMTTALKKLLMWALHLEEEPCVRIAACEVLSMLEPKDPELQQFLQERYAMEPNTEVKWHIEGFLKKHGHSLEKEESKIQEIKQQVASDTEPIHFLLK from the exons ATGAATTTACAGGATGCTATGTGGAGACCAGAAAACCATAATAAGTTTAAAGAGAAACGACTTTACAAACGATTCTTGAATAATGCAACCCAAGGGCTTTCTTTCTCTGAAGAAGTGGTCTGTGAAATGGGACCCATTTCATAcggaaaacatgattttagtgGGCTTTTTCATCCCACAGGCCCTTTAGCATCAGCCACCAAATTAAAAAAggtaaagaaacataaaaacaatgacatgCATTACAACATTAATTCTCTCGCCAGAGAAACATGCAGTGTTTCAGTGCAGGCTTTTCAAATGTATAGCAATCGGAGCAAAAGGTTTAATGCCTTAGCAAGGACAGGGCAGATCAATGTGCAATGTGCCTGCCTGACGCAAACTTCTACAGAGGACTGGGTAGCTCAGAGTAGGAACAGCAAGTGTCAGGAGTTTGCACAGAAGAAGCTTGGCAAGACAGAACAGGGTTTCATCAACCAGCAGTTCCCCAAAGATAAATGTCAGAATAAGTCTGGTCCACTGTTGCCACTGAGGAAACAACACAG GGTTTTAGGACATGTGTCATTTCCAGTGAGTGTGCAGAATTGCTTAAATAAAACAGCAACCACAGTGAGTGTCAAGCGCTTTGAGATCCCACAGGCCCCACATCCGCAGGTCATCCAGAATCCATGTGACGGCAGTCATGTTTTTCACACAAAGAGCAACTCTAAGCAGGAAATCTTCACAG GTAAAGGTAGCTCTGTGAGAGAAGCACAGGTGGATCTGCCAGAATATGCCCCTGAGCTGGATGACCTCAGACCTCCTGAGACCTCCACTAAACAGCTGATTCACTGCAAGCATGTGCCAGAACTCTCCTCTCTTCACTATGCAGTGGACAAGTGGAGAAGGTTTTGGAACATCA AGTTGCCCTTGCACAGTGTGACCACTGAGGGTCTAAAAAAGGCTCTTATTGATCCTAATTATTCTGTGCGGCTGGAGGCCATCATAACTTGTGCTTCAGGAGCAGTTCATGGACTACAGCAGAATCGTGAGCCAG CTCAATGTGAGAGATGGAAAGCGCGGGCAGAAGATCAAGAACTGCAAGATCTTATTgtctcagctcttgatgacccTGTGAGGAGAGTTCAGATGGCTGCTGCAGTGTGCCAGTATGTCATAAGGACTCCTAACTCCAAAGCCAAAGACATAATACAAAGCGCATTAAAACAAG ACCTTTCAGGCACAGGTGCCGACAGCTGGATGGCGGCACAGTGCCTGGCGATACACGGCGATATAGGTCAAGCTGTCATACAGAGACTTTTGTCCCAGCACTTCATCTGTGATTCTCCTTCAGATCGAAAGCAGTCGATGGTTTTGCTCTCCAGAATTAGCAGAAAATCT ACTCTAGTGCGCTCTCTTCTGGCTGAAGAATTAAACAACGGTAATTGGAGAACTCGTTTTCAGGCTTGTAAAAGCATTGCACAGCTCAGAGGTCCAATCAATAAG GATCTTTGCAGCAAACTGATCCACATGATGTGGAATGACTGGAGTTGTGATGTTCGTAAGGCTGCAGCTCACACTCTGAGTAAACTGGACATGGACACGGTTCTGCAAAATGAGCTGAG TGTGAAGCTCAAGGAGGGTCCAAATGTTCTGCGATTAGAAGCGCTAAAATTCATTGATCAGCTTAACATAATGACACCCAAGCTACTGCCCAGTTTTCTGCAGTGCTTTAATGATGATTATGTGGCTGTGCGAACACAAGCGTGCTTGACTGCAGCAACTCTGATGATTGAAGACCAGGCG GTCCTGGATCAGCTAATTAACTTGATGCAGAATGACCCATTATGGGAAGTAAAAGTGGAGGCGATTAATG CCAACTATACTCAATATATGGATATAGGGAGAGGAAAAGTCAGAATGTTTAAACTTTGTGACTTGAGCAAACTTTTAA ctttggGAAAAATAGGTTGCATGACCACAGCGCTCAAGAAGTTGTTGATGTGGGCTCTACATCTGGAGGAGGAGCCCTGTGTGCGCATTGCTGCCTGTGAAGTCCTGAGCATGTTAGAACCAAAAGATCCAGAACTACAACAATTTCTACAAGAGCGCTATGCGATGGAACCTAATACTGAGGTTAAATG GCACATTGAAGGATTTCTAAAAAAACACGGACACAGTCTGGAAAAAGAGGAAAGCAAGATTCAAGAGATAAAACAACAGGTAGCATCAGACACAGAACCAATACATTTCTTacttaaataa